The following coding sequences lie in one Streptomyces sp. ALI-76-A genomic window:
- a CDS encoding sensor domain-containing diguanylate cyclase, which produces MAQFLAVAGIVVCLGLGVAGLVVAVADSGTTLIWLRRLLDGWMIAGSLLTLCWVLLLHRADERSDITASVMGLARVVTDVVVLGLLVAVCFGVKSGERTGVIVSAVALIVLAASDMLRILLPAPGIWHGLPVAAACSMTGLLVAAATPWMPGGASIVGVGQRVLPVMGVVAAFVPVAVCALVMAAHALTGGRTDVVMAVLAGSVLLGLGARQGVVHADHLRITREASVREAHYRTLVDGSCDVITIVGLDGRVLYISPAAHQVFGYRPEELVGASLPLYCHPEDAASLQKAVESLRKEAETGTRGPGRRMSCRLRDADGRWRHVESTISHHAEGLIFASRDVTERVSLQEQLRHLAFHDALTGLANRALFTDRVAHALRKRTADTIPPAVLFLDLDGFKAVNDAAGHATGDALLIQAARRLQASVRAGDTVARLGGDEFAALLEGEAGTSRPRASEIAERILSALTKPYRIRSTDAVVSASIGIALATPGITPEDLLHNADQAMYEAKAAGKGRIRIHHRQPRAGCETSSAVTETR; this is translated from the coding sequence GTGGCCCAATTCCTGGCGGTTGCCGGGATCGTGGTGTGTCTGGGGTTGGGTGTCGCCGGGCTGGTGGTGGCAGTCGCGGACAGCGGCACGACCCTGATCTGGTTGCGGCGGCTTTTGGACGGGTGGATGATCGCAGGGTCGTTGCTCACGTTGTGCTGGGTGCTTCTGCTGCATCGTGCCGATGAACGCAGTGACATCACGGCATCGGTGATGGGTCTCGCTCGGGTGGTCACGGACGTTGTCGTCTTGGGGCTCCTGGTGGCGGTGTGCTTCGGCGTGAAATCCGGGGAGCGCACAGGAGTCATCGTGTCGGCCGTGGCCCTCATCGTCCTGGCCGCGAGCGACATGCTGCGTATCCTTTTACCCGCGCCAGGCATCTGGCACGGTCTTCCTGTGGCGGCGGCCTGTTCGATGACCGGATTGCTCGTTGCCGCCGCCACACCATGGATGCCGGGGGGCGCGAGCATCGTCGGAGTCGGTCAGCGAGTGCTGCCTGTCATGGGGGTGGTGGCTGCCTTTGTGCCTGTGGCGGTCTGCGCCTTGGTCATGGCGGCCCACGCTCTAACCGGTGGCCGCACCGATGTGGTGATGGCGGTGCTGGCAGGTTCCGTGCTTCTTGGACTCGGGGCCCGGCAAGGTGTCGTTCACGCCGACCATTTGCGTATCACGCGGGAGGCCTCAGTCCGTGAGGCCCATTACCGCACGCTGGTGGACGGCTCGTGCGACGTGATCACCATCGTCGGTCTGGACGGGCGCGTCCTCTACATCAGCCCGGCCGCCCACCAGGTTTTCGGGTACCGGCCCGAAGAGCTTGTAGGTGCCTCTCTGCCCCTGTACTGCCATCCGGAGGACGCGGCGTCGCTGCAAAAGGCCGTCGAGAGCCTGCGGAAGGAAGCTGAGACAGGCACTCGCGGCCCGGGCCGCCGCATGTCCTGCCGGCTTCGCGACGCCGACGGGCGATGGCGCCACGTGGAGTCAACCATCAGCCACCACGCCGAGGGACTGATCTTCGCCAGTCGCGATGTCACCGAGCGGGTCTCACTGCAGGAACAACTCCGACACCTGGCTTTCCACGATGCGTTGACCGGTCTTGCCAACCGCGCGTTGTTCACCGACAGAGTCGCCCACGCGCTACGGAAGCGGACCGCCGATACCATCCCTCCCGCGGTGCTCTTCTTGGACCTGGACGGCTTCAAGGCCGTCAATGACGCAGCCGGACACGCCACAGGCGACGCCCTGCTCATCCAGGCTGCCCGCCGGCTCCAGGCATCTGTCCGAGCCGGAGATACCGTCGCCCGCCTCGGCGGTGACGAGTTCGCAGCCCTGCTGGAGGGAGAGGCGGGGACATCACGTCCACGGGCAAGCGAAATAGCTGAGCGGATCCTGTCCGCCCTGACGAAGCCATACCGCATCCGCAGTACGGACGCGGTGGTCTCGGCTTCCATCGGCATCGCCTTAGCCACGCCAGGGATCACGCCCGAGGACCTCCTGCACAACGCCGACCAGGCCATGTACGAAGCCAAAGCCGCAGGAAAAGGCCGCATCCGTATCCACCACAGGCAGCCGCGCGCAGGTTGCGAGACCTCCTCTGCCGTCACCGAGACAAGGTGA
- a CDS encoding STAS domain-containing protein encodes MTDDLTLTTTHTDGPLAALCVGGEIDRQTAPALRKEALDVIAQGHPHLILDLTEITFCDSSRFNALIGIMRCATAANGSLTLAAVPDRLSRMLDLTGLSTLMPSYPSIETAMNARLPATSEPA; translated from the coding sequence GTGACCGACGACCTCACCCTCACCACCACCCACACCGACGGACCCCTGGCAGCCCTCTGCGTCGGCGGAGAGATCGACAGACAGACCGCTCCCGCCCTGCGCAAAGAAGCACTGGACGTCATCGCCCAAGGACACCCGCACCTGATCCTGGACCTGACCGAGATCACCTTCTGCGACTCCTCCCGCTTCAACGCACTGATCGGCATCATGCGCTGCGCGACGGCCGCAAACGGCTCCCTGACCCTGGCCGCAGTCCCCGACCGCCTGTCCCGAATGCTCGATCTCACCGGCCTGAGCACCCTCATGCCGTCCTACCCCAGCATCGAGACCGCGATGAACGCCCGCCTCCCTGCCACGTCCGAGCCCGCCTGA
- a CDS encoding GAF domain-containing SpoIIE family protein phosphatase: MAGVPEASPGEPRLRRVPPAEVEAARMEAVRRYDILDTPPDGAFDRVAAMAARLFDVPVASVTIVDADRIWFKAIHGLEGVAEIGRDPGLCGSAILRDDALVIPDTLTDPIACTNPLVTGPLGVRFYAAAPIITADGYRLGTVNILDTKPRLITEADTETLADLAAVVLDAMELRLSGLRLLREEQERRKAEEEARTQAERDTEAITAFATTLQRTLLPPVLPPVPGLELACHYQTASPRDVGGDFYDVFSLGGQRWAFFLGDVCGRGAEAATVTSLTRYTLRAAAQHHDDPTEVLDALNSALLLDPSMGSRFCTCVFGTLQPAPGGGFSVSVATGGHPPAFHIQHGDDGAMVVNGVRPKGGMLVGALEGARFASHTFHLAPGQGLLLYTDGLTEGRLPDGTMLGEEGVAAFLTTRTTPDAGRLIEDTIALIADLPTGPGDDVALLALSVPLAPPTEQTATVSTARTLATPVAGAARADQER, encoded by the coding sequence ATGGCAGGTGTCCCTGAGGCTTCGCCGGGTGAGCCGCGGCTGAGGCGGGTGCCCCCGGCCGAGGTGGAGGCGGCGCGGATGGAGGCGGTGCGCCGCTACGACATCCTCGACACCCCGCCCGACGGGGCGTTCGACCGGGTCGCGGCGATGGCCGCCCGCCTGTTCGATGTCCCCGTGGCCAGCGTGACGATCGTCGATGCCGACCGGATCTGGTTCAAGGCCATTCACGGCCTGGAAGGGGTCGCGGAGATTGGGCGGGACCCGGGACTGTGCGGGTCGGCGATCCTGCGCGATGACGCGCTGGTGATCCCCGACACCCTCACCGATCCGATCGCCTGCACCAATCCGCTGGTCACTGGTCCGCTGGGGGTGCGGTTCTACGCGGCGGCGCCGATCATCACCGCTGACGGCTACCGGCTGGGCACGGTCAACATCCTGGACACCAAACCGCGTCTGATCACCGAGGCCGACACCGAAACCCTGGCCGACCTGGCCGCGGTGGTTCTGGACGCCATGGAGCTGCGACTTTCGGGCCTGCGGCTGCTGCGCGAGGAACAGGAACGCCGCAAGGCGGAGGAGGAGGCGCGGACGCAGGCCGAGCGGGACACGGAGGCGATCACCGCGTTCGCCACCACCCTCCAGCGCACCCTGTTGCCTCCCGTGCTGCCGCCGGTTCCGGGGCTGGAGCTGGCCTGCCACTATCAGACCGCCTCGCCCCGGGACGTCGGCGGTGACTTCTACGACGTCTTCTCCCTGGGCGGACAGCGGTGGGCGTTCTTCCTCGGGGACGTGTGCGGCAGGGGCGCCGAAGCCGCCACCGTCACCTCGCTGACCCGCTACACCCTGCGCGCAGCTGCCCAGCACCACGACGATCCCACCGAAGTCCTCGACGCCCTCAACAGCGCCCTGCTCCTCGATCCGTCGATGGGCAGCCGGTTCTGCACCTGTGTCTTCGGCACCCTGCAGCCCGCCCCGGGCGGCGGTTTCAGCGTGAGCGTGGCCACGGGAGGCCATCCCCCCGCCTTCCACATACAGCACGGGGATGACGGCGCGATGGTGGTGAACGGGGTACGCCCCAAGGGCGGCATGCTCGTGGGCGCACTGGAAGGCGCCCGGTTCGCCTCCCACACCTTCCACCTCGCCCCGGGCCAGGGCCTGCTGCTCTACACCGACGGGCTCACCGAGGGCCGCCTGCCGGACGGGACCATGCTGGGTGAGGAAGGCGTGGCCGCCTTCCTCACCACCCGCACCACCCCGGACGCCGGCCGCCTGATCGAGGACACCATCGCCCTCATCGCCGACCTGCCCACCGGTCCCGGTGACGACGTCGCCCTGCTCGCGCTGTCCGTCCCCCTGGCACCGCCCACTGAGCAGACGGCCACCGTATCGACGGCCCGCACCCTGGCCACGCCCGTCGCCGGCGCCGCCCGCGCCGACCAGGAGCGCTGA
- a CDS encoding RHS repeat-associated core domain-containing protein: MAAGSSLLVALLPAQASAAPAAKPAPPPKSASPVGQTKAPKSTPIGTAGKDRELVTAGILQSTFQGLGIGQVPWSEFYKAPLSDSVGAQVNHGNGNLLVSLNAFDIADAGPGLSLGHAYNGLNTSWKATTGSDYLIHEPNTTSVYVQGPSSTIAVFERDGSKFTPAPGYKQDLTESSDKKSFTLTSRKNGQKTTFTRSGTTGDARVSKVEDKNGNATTIAYSGAFTSKITAASGRTLTFTNDGKQITKVTDNTGRYATYMWSGNDLKTFTDTDGKTTVFDYDTSHRMTKVTTTEGRETRFTWDTNRLASITRIVDKTAGTGATTAFRYILPQPGSEGEGVVRITDPRGKHTEKTVDSRWRVTKTTDPLGRERSKTWGPDNNVTSAVDGMGVGSTPGNTVKFDYDDSFNPKTATQPTGAQSTMAWTQKSGGHYPETLTSASSEKVTNGYDTSGNMTSQTDTTTGSDGAKWTYDHNPRTGAMDCGGLPGQRCSATDPEDHKTSFTYDSKGNLTKVDRPSAQGDVTYTYDDLGRTDTVTDGRGVTTVYTYDKRDRLKTQTSDGKSATFTYDADGNIKTRTTPTGISSYTYDEQNRERTRTLPAGGTSSVTYDEAGNVKTATDTGGTLTYDYNDANQLTTLTQPGGAKTTYDYDKNGDRTTTTYPGGTVQKTDYDKSSRAQKIEVKNGSTVLSTITYDYNKSGKDTEKINKRTTDGAALAYTYDSKGRLTKAVETKDGSTTAGWAYCYDKASNITGRSTGTDLPACDNAQSVREYNNAGELTSLDGNTGFTYDGDGNETSAASPTGSRSGGQWTPFTQLSDLTASGAASNYTYAGVDNNDRLTRGSSTFTNAATGMTRENSTGFVREASGTLTAMTTGGASQYYLTDVQGSVIGLVDATGKRTATYSYGPYGEARTATGTNQPYRYTGTYLDPSGLYKMGARYYDPQLGRFTQPDPSGQEKNSYLYAAGDPINNTDPSGLLSLGEGLTRAGQAVGLAGALAAPALPLGLGLTAVSAGLEVAGGIAEGKSASDIAGGAVVNLVGGKVGVAADLLKASKTMSRGVNLSYWGMGVAAGEVM; encoded by the coding sequence ATGGCCGCAGGCTCGTCGCTGCTGGTCGCCCTCCTGCCGGCACAGGCGTCGGCCGCGCCGGCCGCTAAACCGGCCCCGCCACCGAAGAGCGCATCACCTGTGGGCCAGACCAAGGCCCCCAAGAGCACACCCATCGGTACAGCGGGCAAGGACCGCGAGCTAGTGACGGCCGGCATCCTGCAGTCCACCTTCCAGGGCCTGGGCATCGGCCAGGTCCCCTGGTCGGAGTTCTACAAGGCACCGTTGTCCGACTCTGTCGGCGCGCAGGTCAACCACGGCAACGGCAACCTGCTGGTCTCCTTGAACGCCTTCGACATAGCTGACGCCGGCCCCGGGCTGTCCCTGGGGCACGCCTACAACGGTCTGAACACCAGTTGGAAGGCCACCACCGGCAGCGACTACCTGATCCACGAGCCCAACACGACGTCGGTGTACGTGCAGGGCCCCTCCAGCACCATCGCGGTGTTCGAGCGGGACGGCTCGAAGTTCACCCCGGCCCCCGGCTACAAGCAGGACCTGACCGAGTCCTCGGACAAGAAGTCCTTCACGCTCACCTCCCGCAAGAACGGTCAGAAGACCACCTTCACCCGCTCCGGCACGACCGGGGACGCCCGGGTGAGCAAGGTCGAGGACAAGAACGGCAACGCCACCACCATCGCCTACTCCGGCGCCTTCACCTCGAAGATCACCGCCGCCTCCGGACGCACTCTGACCTTCACCAACGACGGCAAGCAGATCACCAAGGTCACCGACAACACCGGCCGCTACGCCACCTACATGTGGTCCGGGAACGACCTGAAGACGTTCACCGACACCGACGGCAAGACCACCGTCTTCGACTACGACACCTCGCACCGCATGACGAAGGTGACCACCACGGAGGGACGCGAGACCCGCTTCACCTGGGACACCAACCGTCTCGCCTCGATCACCCGCATCGTCGACAAGACCGCCGGCACCGGCGCCACCACCGCCTTCCGCTACATCCTCCCGCAGCCCGGCAGCGAGGGAGAGGGCGTGGTCCGCATCACCGACCCGCGAGGCAAGCACACCGAGAAGACGGTCGACTCCCGCTGGCGCGTCACCAAGACCACCGACCCGCTCGGCCGTGAGCGCTCCAAGACGTGGGGACCGGACAACAACGTCACCAGCGCGGTCGACGGCATGGGCGTGGGCTCGACTCCGGGCAACACCGTCAAGTTCGACTACGACGACTCCTTCAACCCCAAGACCGCCACCCAGCCCACCGGCGCCCAGTCCACGATGGCCTGGACCCAGAAGAGCGGCGGCCACTACCCCGAGACCCTCACCTCCGCCAGCAGCGAGAAGGTCACCAACGGTTACGACACCTCGGGCAACATGACGTCGCAGACCGACACCACCACCGGCTCCGACGGCGCCAAGTGGACCTACGACCACAACCCCAGGACCGGCGCCATGGACTGCGGCGGACTGCCGGGCCAGCGCTGCTCGGCCACCGACCCCGAAGACCACAAGACGTCCTTCACCTACGACTCCAAGGGCAACCTGACCAAAGTCGACCGTCCCTCCGCCCAGGGTGACGTGACCTACACCTACGACGACCTGGGCCGCACCGACACCGTCACCGACGGCCGCGGCGTGACGACGGTCTACACCTACGACAAGCGCGACCGGCTCAAGACCCAGACCAGTGACGGCAAAAGCGCCACCTTCACCTACGACGCCGACGGCAACATCAAGACCCGCACCACTCCCACCGGCATCAGCAGCTACACCTACGACGAGCAGAACCGCGAACGCACCCGCACCCTGCCCGCCGGCGGTACCAGCTCGGTCACCTACGACGAAGCCGGCAACGTGAAGACCGCCACCGACACAGGCGGCACTCTCACCTACGACTACAACGACGCCAACCAGCTCACCACCCTCACCCAGCCGGGCGGGGCCAAGACCACCTACGACTACGACAAGAACGGCGACCGCACCACCACCACCTACCCCGGTGGCACCGTGCAGAAGACGGACTACGACAAGTCCAGCCGCGCCCAGAAGATCGAGGTCAAGAACGGCTCCACCGTCCTGTCCACGATCACCTACGACTACAACAAGTCCGGCAAGGACACCGAAAAGATCAACAAGCGCACCACCGACGGCGCCGCCCTCGCTTACACCTACGACTCCAAGGGCCGCCTGACCAAGGCCGTCGAGACCAAGGACGGCTCCACCACCGCCGGCTGGGCCTACTGCTACGACAAGGCCAGCAACATCACCGGCCGCTCCACCGGCACCGATCTGCCCGCCTGCGACAACGCCCAGTCCGTCCGCGAGTACAACAACGCAGGCGAACTGACCTCACTCGACGGCAACACCGGCTTCACCTACGACGGCGACGGCAACGAGACCTCCGCCGCCTCCCCCACCGGCAGCCGCTCCGGCGGCCAGTGGACTCCCTTCACCCAGCTGTCCGACCTGACGGCCTCCGGTGCTGCGTCGAATTACACCTATGCCGGAGTGGACAACAACGACCGTCTCACGCGCGGCAGTTCGACCTTCACCAACGCCGCGACCGGCATGACGCGAGAAAACTCCACCGGTTTCGTCCGTGAAGCCTCGGGCACGTTGACAGCCATGACGACCGGCGGAGCAAGCCAGTACTACCTCACCGACGTCCAGGGCAGCGTCATCGGCCTCGTCGACGCCACCGGCAAACGCACGGCGACCTACAGCTACGGCCCTTACGGCGAAGCACGCACCGCCACCGGCACCAACCAGCCCTACCGCTACACCGGCACCTACCTCGACCCGTCCGGTCTGTACAAGATGGGCGCCCGCTACTACGACCCCCAGCTCGGCCGCTTCACCCAGCCCGACCCCTCCGGCCAGGAGAAGAACTCCTACCTCTACGCCGCCGGCGACCCGATCAACAACACCGACCCCAGCGGGCTGCTTTCTCTGGGAGAAGGACTGACCCGGGCTGGCCAGGCAGTGGGACTGGCCGGAGCGCTGGCTGCTCCTGCTCTGCCCCTGGGGCTCGGTCTTACGGCCGTCAGCGCTGGGTTGGAGGTTGCCGGCGGCATCGCTGAGGGGAAGAGCGCATCGGACATCGCCGGAGGAGCAGTCGTCAACCTTGTAGGTGGGAAGGTCGGAGTGGCCGCAGACCTCCTCAAGGCATCTAAGACAATGAGCCGTGGCGTCAACCTGTCCTATTGGGGCATGGGTGTTGCGGCAGGCGAAGTCATGTAA
- a CDS encoding helix-turn-helix domain-containing protein, with protein sequence MPAVALAVTDGMLHYELSVAVEVFGADLTHVVDPWYDFSLCGSGPVHVGRFRLEPDHGLDHLAHADTVIVPGWADTDRDPPAELVEAVRAAHAAGARVASLCTGAFVLGAAGLLDGRRATTHWAHTQELARRHPAATVDPDVLYVDNGDVLTSAGKAAAMDLCLHLVRLDHGSANANKIARRLVIPPHRDGGQAQFIATPLPAPGNHPLGDLFPWALERLDQQLTVEDLARRARMSSRHLGRHFKHLTGTTPLQWLHTQRIRHAQELLETTDATVDTIAAATGMGTATTLRRHFHRSVGVPPDTYRRTFRS encoded by the coding sequence ATGCCCGCTGTTGCACTGGCCGTCACCGACGGCATGCTCCACTACGAACTGTCCGTGGCCGTCGAGGTCTTCGGAGCCGACCTGACCCACGTCGTGGACCCCTGGTACGACTTCTCCCTCTGCGGGAGCGGTCCGGTACACGTCGGCCGCTTCCGCCTGGAACCCGACCACGGACTCGACCACCTCGCGCACGCGGACACAGTCATCGTCCCTGGCTGGGCCGACACCGACCGCGATCCGCCCGCCGAGCTGGTCGAGGCGGTGCGTGCGGCCCACGCGGCCGGTGCGCGTGTGGCCTCACTGTGCACGGGCGCCTTCGTCCTGGGCGCGGCAGGACTGCTCGACGGCAGGCGCGCCACCACACACTGGGCCCACACCCAGGAACTGGCCCGGCGCCACCCGGCGGCCACCGTCGATCCGGACGTCCTCTACGTCGACAACGGCGACGTCCTCACCTCCGCGGGCAAGGCCGCCGCCATGGACCTGTGCCTGCACCTGGTCCGCCTCGACCACGGCTCGGCCAACGCCAACAAGATCGCCCGACGCCTGGTCATCCCACCCCACCGCGACGGCGGCCAGGCCCAGTTCATCGCCACCCCCCTCCCCGCCCCGGGCAACCACCCGCTGGGCGACCTCTTCCCCTGGGCGCTGGAGCGGCTGGACCAGCAGCTGACCGTAGAGGACCTGGCCCGCCGGGCCCGCATGAGCTCACGCCACCTCGGCCGTCACTTCAAGCACCTCACCGGTACCACGCCACTGCAATGGCTCCACACCCAGCGCATTCGCCACGCCCAGGAACTACTGGAGACCACCGACGCCACCGTGGACACCATCGCCGCGGCCACCGGCATGGGCACCGCCACCACCCTGCGCCGCCACTTCCACCGCAGCGTCGGCGTCCCACCCGACACCTACCGCCGCACCTTCCGCTCCTGA
- a CDS encoding saccharopine dehydrogenase NADP-binding domain-containing protein has translation MGSGQLVTVFGAYGHTGRFVVAELAARGFVPVLSGRNAQTLKELAHEHGLEARVASVDDPASLDRALAGTAAVINCAGPFASTIGPVIEAALRAQIPYLDVAAELEANLDTFAHYRERARDAEAVIVPAMAFFGGLGDLLATAAMGDWTEADEAHIAYALSNWHPTAGTRLSGAVSRERRGNHRLRYSGGQWEHRTDAAPTVEWTFPQPMGPRPVIAEFTMADVVTVPQHLSIPDVTTYMTAEAAQDVAAPHTPAPTATDESGRSNQTFLVDVVVRSRGAERRATASGQDIYAVTAPLVAEALERVLTGRTKAVGVVSAGEIFDAPDFLHALNPHITLDLHPQKQNA, from the coding sequence ATGGGGTCAGGTCAGCTGGTGACGGTGTTCGGCGCATACGGTCACACCGGGCGGTTCGTGGTCGCGGAGCTGGCCGCGCGCGGATTCGTCCCGGTGCTGTCCGGGCGCAACGCGCAAACCCTGAAGGAGCTGGCCCACGAGCACGGGCTGGAGGCCCGGGTGGCGTCGGTCGACGACCCGGCCTCGCTGGACCGGGCCCTGGCGGGAACGGCGGCGGTCATCAACTGCGCCGGCCCCTTCGCCTCGACCATCGGCCCGGTGATCGAGGCCGCGCTCCGCGCGCAGATCCCCTACCTGGACGTGGCCGCCGAACTCGAGGCCAACCTCGACACCTTCGCCCACTACCGCGAGCGGGCCCGGGACGCGGAAGCGGTGATCGTCCCCGCCATGGCCTTCTTCGGTGGCCTCGGCGACCTGCTGGCCACCGCGGCGATGGGCGACTGGACCGAAGCCGACGAGGCACACATCGCCTACGCGCTCAGCAACTGGCACCCCACCGCCGGCACCCGGCTCTCGGGCGCGGTCTCCCGCGAGCGACGCGGCAACCACCGCCTGCGCTACAGCGGCGGACAGTGGGAACACCGCACCGACGCCGCGCCCACCGTGGAATGGACCTTCCCGCAACCGATGGGACCCCGGCCCGTGATCGCGGAGTTCACGATGGCGGACGTCGTCACCGTCCCCCAGCACCTCTCCATCCCCGACGTGACCACCTACATGACCGCCGAGGCCGCCCAAGACGTCGCCGCCCCCCACACACCGGCCCCGACCGCCACCGACGAGAGCGGGCGCTCCAACCAGACCTTCCTCGTCGACGTCGTCGTCCGCTCCCGCGGAGCCGAACGCCGGGCCACGGCCAGCGGCCAGGACATCTACGCCGTCACCGCGCCCCTCGTCGCCGAGGCCCTCGAGCGCGTCCTGACCGGCCGCACCAAAGCCGTCGGCGTCGTCTCCGCCGGCGAGATCTTCGACGCCCCCGACTTCCTGCACGCGCTCAACCCGCACATCACACTCGACCTGCACCCGCAGAAGCAGAACGCCTGA
- a CDS encoding PIG-L family deacetylase, whose amino-acid sequence MLTRHPDDEVFAHGASIVMLSQQGSRVVLRATSGGEAVENDVTSSAEARRRRSARLGAAWTRLGVHVSPM is encoded by the coding sequence ATGCTGACGCGCCATCCCGACGACGAGGTGTTCGCTCATGGTGCGTCGATCGTCATGCTGAGCCAGCAGGGAAGCCGGGTCGTCCTGCGCGCCACTTCGGGCGGGGAGGCCGTTGAGAATGACGTCACTTCCAGTGCTGAGGCGCGTCGACGCCGTTCCGCGCGGCTGGGTGCGGCATGGACCAGGCTCGGCGTACACGTGTCGCCCATGTGA
- a CDS encoding AAA family ATPase: MIVERAYAHLSSYDEETWPWSVPCVRQLLNEGLRFTAPVTFLVGENGSGKSTLVEALAEGFGLDSYGGSHDWRYASPRGKSTLGERMRFDAASGRGRRMATSWSARKGFFLRAETALDALGREGFSPDSVSHGEGFLAAFRGKFLHAGLYVLDEPEAALSFSSCLELIGHIDRLAKEGGQVICATHSPLLTALPGADIIEVGEHGMRRVAWRELGVVDHWRRYLADPHAYLRHIVES, from the coding sequence GTGATCGTCGAACGCGCGTATGCCCATCTCTCCTCGTACGACGAGGAAACCTGGCCCTGGTCGGTGCCCTGCGTCCGACAGCTGCTCAACGAAGGATTGCGGTTCACCGCACCGGTGACCTTTCTGGTCGGGGAGAACGGCTCGGGGAAGTCGACACTGGTGGAGGCGTTGGCGGAGGGTTTCGGTCTGGACTCCTACGGCGGCTCCCACGACTGGCGCTACGCTTCCCCGCGCGGCAAGTCGACCCTCGGCGAGCGGATGAGATTCGACGCCGCCTCGGGGCGCGGGCGTCGTATGGCCACCAGCTGGTCAGCCCGTAAGGGCTTCTTCCTCCGTGCCGAGACGGCGTTGGACGCTCTGGGCAGGGAGGGGTTCTCGCCGGACTCCGTCAGCCACGGTGAGGGCTTCCTCGCGGCGTTCCGCGGGAAGTTCCTCCACGCCGGCCTCTATGTTCTCGACGAGCCGGAGGCGGCGCTCTCCTTCTCCTCGTGCCTCGAACTGATCGGGCACATCGACCGGTTGGCCAAGGAGGGCGGCCAGGTCATCTGTGCCACGCATTCCCCGTTGCTGACCGCACTGCCGGGCGCGGACATCATCGAGGTCGGTGAACACGGCATGCGGAGGGTCGCCTGGCGGGAGCTCGGCGTCGTGGATCACTGGCGCCGCTATCTCGCCGACCCGCACGCCTATCTGCGGCACATCGTCGAATCGTAG